The Fulvia fulva chromosome 1, complete sequence region GGTAAAGTTGAGTGATGGAGTAGCGGAGTCCACATCATTCCTGAGCTGAACACCCTTCACTGGCCTGAGGAGGTGCAAGAACTTGTGTCGTATTGCCGACTCCGCTTGTGACACTGGAGTCTTCTTGGCAACTTCGATCATAGCCTCCGTAGGTAATGTGCGGCAATTGACCTTGGCGATATCATCTCTCTCCTTCCAGTCGGCTGGCTTCTTGGCGAAGAGGTAACCTTCTTTGCGTTGTAAAATGGCATTGTACACACGTGGTCCAAGATCTGCCGCATTGATGGCCTCAGTCTTGATATCACTGACGTTAGCTGGTGAGAGTGATCTTTCAGTCCATGGGGTGAGGAGACCATTTGTCGCGAGGTCACGTGTCGGTACCGGATCCGCGTCGGGTGACTTCCTTTTTCTGCTAGATGTCGAAGTAAGTGAAGTGTTGAGAGCAGTCAGGTCATACTTGCTCTGCGCATTCTCAATGTATGCTTGCACGTGACGCAGACATCGGTACAGGTCGGAGAGCGCGTGCCAGGATGCAGGCGCGTAAGGTGGCGTAGGGGTAGGGGGCTTGGTCTTCCATCGCACGAGATACTCTTCGGTCTAAAACACATGTCAGCGTGTGCGTGTGCGAGCGAACGGCAGTGATTTCAAGCTCACTTCTGTGACTTTGCGATGGCAGAGGACTTCGACAATGTCCTCTGCTCTAATCGTATAGGAAGCTGGTAGAGAAGTCGAGAAAGTCAAATTTAAAGAAGACATTAGACTTATAAGCCCGCTAGAGGACTTTATAAGTAATTCTTGCTTGTGTCCGGCGTATTTTGTTAGTCTCGTAGTCGCTATTAGTTAAGGTCGTGTTTAAGAGCTTTAGAGAAGGAAGTAAACTCTAAAGTTAACATAAGTAGCGCGTCTTTCGCGGTCTAGCTTACCTAAGCAACCTGATACCCTAGAGATCTatcttttacgtcttatagctTTAGATCCACAAGTTAATAGTAGACTATACCAGggtatatatagtatagtaTACTAATCTCTACTTTAAACGCCTCTACTCGAAGTTTCTTTTCGCTGTCTAAGATCAAATTACCAAGTCTTAGGCAGACGACGCTCAAACAGCGCGCCCGTACTGTATCGCGAGCCGTGCACATCCCGCGGCGGGAATCAGATAAGCGACCAAACTCTATCGCCGCCCTACGACTTGCACCTCAAGAATTTCTTCGCGGAGACATCCAACCCTGCCTCCACAACAATTTTCACCCACCACACCCGCTATGGCCGTCACAAATCGCACCGCGGCGCAGGCCTCCACCTCCAACAACCCCTTCATCAAGAACCTCGCCTCCTCCAACCGCACAACCCGCGACCAAGCGCTCGAATCCCTGCGCACCTACCTAACGCGCCCTCAGACATTCACGCCTCTCGACCTGCTGAAACTATGGAAAGGGCTCTACTACAGCATGTTCATGTCCGACAAGCCACGGAACCAACAACGGCTCGCGCGGGACCTGGCAGATCTGACAGATTGCTTCACCACCTTTTCCGCGAAAATCTCATGGATGGGAGCGTTCTGGACGACAATGTCAAGGGAGTGGAAGGGGATTGATTCGTTGCGAATGGACAAGTATCTGTACCTGATACGTTGTTATGTCAACAGGGGGTTTGAGGTGTGTAAGAAAGGGAAGTGGGAAGTGGAAGTGGTGGAGGAGTATGGAGAGATGATGAGCGCTGATGGTGGGCCGCTGAGTGCGAGAGATGCGAAAGTGCCGGTGGGATTGAGGTTGCATGTGCTGGATGTGTGGGTAGACGAGTTGGGGAAGGTGGACGTGGAAAGAGCGGCGCCGCTTGGGAAGGTTATGGAGCCGGTGAGGAAGTTGAGCAAGGACAGTTTGGTCAAGAGCGTGAGAGTGCGCGCGAGAGAGCAGATTGAGGATGAGGGGTTGGTGGACGGGCAAGCATGGGCAGAGCCGATAGAAGAGGACGAGGAACATGAAGAGGAAGCCGAAGACAATGGCGAGTTCGGCGGCTTCGACGATTGATCACAGGTTAGCACATCATTTCCAAGCGATGGCGTTGTGGAGTTT contains the following coding sequences:
- a CDS encoding Ribosomal RNA-processing protein 1, coding for MAVTNRTAAQASTSNNPFIKNLASSNRTTRDQALESLRTYLTRPQTFTPLDLLKLWKGLYYSMFMSDKPRNQQRLARDLADLTDCFTTFSAKISWMGAFWTTMSREWKGIDSLRMDKYLYLIRCYVNRGFEVCKKGKWEVEVVEEYGEMMSADGGPLSARDAKVPVGLRLHVLDVWVDELGKVDVERAAPLGKVMEPVRKLSKDSLVKSVRVRAREQIEDEGLVDGQAWAEPIEEDEEHEEEAEDNGEFGGFDD